The Deltaproteobacteria bacterium genomic sequence GGCGCGGGCCGCGGCCCTGGGCGCGTCCGCGAGCGCCCCCGGGCTGGCCGCACGCGCGAGCGCGGGCGAGGCGCTCGCTGACGAGGAGCTGGGGGCGCTGCTGCTGTCGCCCCACGTCTCCACGGAGGCGCTCCTCGCCATCGCCGCGGCTCGGCGGCCGGCGGGCAGCCTCCGCCTCGAGACCTTCTCGCCGCTCTATCTCACGAACGAGTGCGACGCGGAGTGTCTCATGTGCGGCATGCGCCGCACCAACGACGACCTGGTGCGCGAGACGGCGGACGCCGCCGCCGCCGAGGCGCAACTCGACATCCTCCACCGTCGCGGGCTCCGCGCGGTGGCGCTGCTCACCGGCGAGTACCATCACGGCCCCTACCGGCGCACCATGATCGCCCGCACCGCCGCGGCGCTGCGCGCCGCGCTCGCGCGCGGCTTCACGCACGTCCTCGTCAACATCGGGGCGCTCGACGCACCCGAGTACGAGACGCTGCTCGCCAGCGTACCGCGCCGGGCGGACGGGCGTGTCGCGCCGCGCGTCACCATGTGCACCTTCCAGGAGACCTACAGCCGGGAGGTCTACGCACGCTTCATGGGGGAGAACCCCGAGAACCCGCGCAGCGACTTCGCGCGCCGGCTCACGAACTTCGACCGCGCCCGCGCCGCCGGCATGTGGGTCGCGAACCCGGGGGTGCTGCTCGGCCTGAATCCCGACGTCGCCTACGAGCTCCTCGCGCTGGCGGCGCACGTGCGCCATCTGCGCCGACGCGGCATGGAGGTGTACGTGAGCCTGCCGCGGCTGCGCAAGGCGTCGGGCACGCCGTACGCCGCCGGCGTGAGCGACGACCTCCTCTGCCGTCTGGTCGCCGTGCTCGCGGTGGGCCTCCCCGAGGCGAAGGTCGTCATCTCGACGCGCGAACCGCCCGCGATGCAGCGCCGGCTCCTGCCGGTGATCGGCGTCCTCACGCCGGGCTCGCCCGGCGTCGCGCCCTACACCGAGACGGGGGCGCGCTTCGAGCTCGAGGCGAGCCAGTTCGAGGTGCTCGACCACCGGCCGATCGAGGCGATCCTCGGCGAGATCCTCGCCGCCGGGGCCACCATCGACTGCTACGAGCCGGCCCGCGGGGCCTGAGGCGGCCGTGCGTACGGCCGTCGTCCTGGGGACGAACCTCCTCGTCGGCGCGGCCGTGCTCGCCTGGGTCCTCGTCCGTCACGGGGCGCCGGCCCTGGCGCTCCTGGCGAGCGGCCCGCGGCTCGGGCTCCTGGCGTTCTTCCCGCTCGCCGTCGCGGCGAGCTTCACGGCCTACGCGTGGCGCTGGAAGGTCCTGCTCGCGGGCCTCGGCGCGCATCCTCGTCTCGCCGCGCTGGTCGGCTACCGCGCCGCCGGCCAGAGCCTCTCGTCGCTCATCCCGAGCGGCAAGCTGGGCGGCGAGCCGCTGCGCACGCTGCTGCTCGCGCGCGGCGGCGCGACGGGCGCGCAGGCGATCGCCTCCGTCGCCGTCGACCGCACACTCGAGATGGGTGGCGCGGCGGCCTTCGCCTGCGCGTACGCGCTCGTGCTCCTCCGCCACGGCGTGCCGGCGCTCGAAGGGGCGCTCGTCACCGTCCTGCTCGGCGCGGCGGCGCTCGCCCTCGGGGTCACGGTCACCGTGCGCCGGCTCCGCCGCGGGGCCGGGCTGGTGACGGCCATAGCGCGCAGCTCCGGGCTCACCCGCCTCGCCTTCGTGCGCCAGCAGATGGACGTCCTCGGCGCGGCCGAGGAGGAGGCGGCGCGACTCGTCGCCCAGCCGCGGCGGGTCGCCCGCGCCTTCGCGCTCGGGCTCCTCGCCAACCTGCTCGTGCTGGGCGAGTACGCGCTCCTGCTCGCAGCCTTCGGCCTTCCGAGCGGGCCCTTCGCGGTGGTGGCGGCCGTGTTCGCGACCGGCGCCGCGCACTCGCTGCCGGTCCCGGCCGCCGTGGGCGCGCTCGAGGGTGCAGAGCTCTGGCTCTTCGGGATGCTCGGGCATCCGCCCGAGGTGGGCCTGGCCGTCGGCCTCGCGGTGCGGCTCCGTGAGGTCGCGTGGATCGTGCCCGGAGTCCTCTACCTCATGATGCGCGCCCCGGGGCTCACGCCCGGCGCTCTGACGACCCCGCCCGGCCCCCATACGGGCGCCGCTCACCCACCTGCCCGGGCGGTCTCGATGCGAGGACGCGGATGATTCACGCGCGGGGCTCCGCCGGGCGGCGGCCGCACACGGCCGCCGCCCACAGCCCCGCGTAGTAGGCGCGCAGGCGGACCGCGTCGGGCACGACCTCGAGCGCCGCGAAGCCGGCGCGCGCGAGCGCGCCGAGCCACTCCTCGGCGGTGAGAAACCCGGGCGTCGCGCGCGTCGCGGGGTCGAGGATGACGTCCGTGAAGGTCGCCAGGAGCTGGAAGGGGAGCTCGGCGCCGACCGGCTCGCCGCGGCGCGGCCGGAGGGCCTCGCCGATCACGAGCCAGCCGCCGGGGACGAGCGCCGCACGCGCCTCGGCGAGAACGGCGTCGAGATCGCGCGCGAGGTGGAACACGTTCACGCCCCACACGAGCCGTACGCTGCCCGGCGGCACACCCTGGGCGGCCCACGGCTGGTTCAGGTCGAGGGCGGCGAAGGCGAGCGGCACGCCCGGGCGCACGGCGCGCAGCGTGCGCTCGGTGCGGCGGCGGAAGAGCGCCACCGGCTCGGTCACGAGGTAGGCGGAGAGCGTGCCGAGCGTGCCGCGCTCGTCGAGCGCGTCGAGCAGTGCCTCGGTCGCGCTCCCGAGCCCGGCGCCCACCTCGAGCACGGGGCCACCCGCCGCGCGGGCGGCGGCGGCCGACGCCGTCACGCGGTTGTTGAGCGCGTAGTAGCCGCTCTGGTTGCTGAAGTACGCGACCCAGAGCGGCAGCCTGCGGAGGAGCGCGCTCTCGCCGTCGGTCTCCCCGCGCGCCGCGCGCGGGTAGAGAGCCGCCGCCTCGTCGAGGAGGGCGAAGGCAGGGGCGTACGAGGCGTCGGCCGCGAGGCCTTCGGCACGGAGCGCCTCCAGATCCGGCGACGGGAGCGGGGTGGCCAGCCGGTAGCGGCCGTCCGCCTCGCGCTCCACCACGCCGGCGAGGGCGAGCCGTTCGAGGAGCCAGCGCAACGCGGGCGCGAAGCGTGGGACGAAGCCACGCGCGGCGAGGATCTCCTCGACCGAGCGCGGCTCGGCGAGGAGCGGTACCAGCTCGAGCCGCGTCACGACGTCGATCGCGAGCTGGAGCGCGTAGTGCTCGACCAGCTCGCAGCTCCGGTGCTGGCGCGGGTTGAAGAGCGCGTCGCCGAAGCCCGCCTCGGCGAGGAGCTCGTAGAGGCGCGGATCGACGGCCGAGGCGACGAAGGGCGGCATCACGCCCGCGGCTCGGGGGCGAGGGTGACGGCGCCCCGGAGGAGGAGGGCGCCGGCCTCGTCGCGCACCTGGACCCGGCAGCGCCAGAAGTGCAGCACGCGGCGCTCGAGGCGCGCCGCGAAGCGGAGCGGCCCCGCGTGCGTCGCGGCGTGGACGCGGACGTCGCGGTACTCGGCGACGACGGCGCGCGACGAGAGGCCGCGCGGGCGGAGGCCGGCGACGAGCCCGGCCGCCTGCGCCGCGCCCTCGAGCAGCGCGGGCCAGGGCCAGGGGCCGGCGCCGGTAGCGCGGCAGCGGAGCGTCTCGCCGTCGAACCCGTCGATGGCATCCACGACGAGAGCGGCGCCGCGGTGGCGGAGGATCTCGGCGGGCGCGGCGCCGCTCATGCGTCCGTCCGGAAGCGCAGCGTGGCCCGGGCGGCGCAGACGCCGCGCCACCCCACCTCGGCGTCGACCCGGCTCGCGGCCGCCCGCCGCGCGCTGACCACGATCTCGTCCTCGGGCGTGACGCGCGCGCGGAAGACGCAGCGCTCGAGCGCGGCCAGCAGGGCCCCGGGCGGGAGCAGCGACGCGGCGAGCTCCGCCATCAGCCCGGCGAGGTAGGCGCCCGGGACGACCGGCTCGCCCGGGAAGTGGCCCTCGCAGAGCCGGCGTGCGTGCTCGCGGCGGACGACGCCGCGGGCCGCGCCGTCGCCGATGGTGACCTCCGCGAACACGGCCTCGAGCGGCACGGCGCTACCCGGCCGCGGCGAGTGCGCGCCCGAGCCGCAGGCGCGACACGTAGCGCCAGAGGTCGCCCTTCAGCCCGCGACCGCGGAGCCGGGCGAAGAGCCGCTCCTCGTCGTTCACCTTCATGCCGGGCAGGAGCCAGTTGCCGCGCGCGCGGGCCGCCTCGCGCACGCGCTCGGCGAGGCGGTCGCGCACCCCGGGGGCGACATAGAACCAGGGCTCGTAGAGGGCCTCG encodes the following:
- a CDS encoding flippase-like domain-containing protein, which translates into the protein MRTAVVLGTNLLVGAAVLAWVLVRHGAPALALLASGPRLGLLAFFPLAVAASFTAYAWRWKVLLAGLGAHPRLAALVGYRAAGQSLSSLIPSGKLGGEPLRTLLLARGGATGAQAIASVAVDRTLEMGGAAAFACAYALVLLRHGVPALEGALVTVLLGAAALALGVTVTVRRLRRGAGLVTAIARSSGLTRLAFVRQQMDVLGAAEEEAARLVAQPRRVARAFALGLLANLLVLGEYALLLAAFGLPSGPFAVVAAVFATGAAHSLPVPAAVGALEGAELWLFGMLGHPPEVGLAVGLAVRLREVAWIVPGVLYLMMRAPGLTPGALTTPPGPHTGAAHPPARAVSMRGRG
- a CDS encoding class I SAM-dependent methyltransferase, which encodes MPPFVASAVDPRLYELLAEAGFGDALFNPRQHRSCELVEHYALQLAIDVVTRLELVPLLAEPRSVEEILAARGFVPRFAPALRWLLERLALAGVVEREADGRYRLATPLPSPDLEALRAEGLAADASYAPAFALLDEAAALYPRAARGETDGESALLRRLPLWVAYFSNQSGYYALNNRVTASAAAARAAGGPVLEVGAGLGSATEALLDALDERGTLGTLSAYLVTEPVALFRRRTERTLRAVRPGVPLAFAALDLNQPWAAQGVPPGSVRLVWGVNVFHLARDLDAVLAEARAALVPGGWLVIGEALRPRRGEPVGAELPFQLLATFTDVILDPATRATPGFLTAEEWLGALARAGFAALEVVPDAVRLRAYYAGLWAAAVCGRRPAEPRA